One Papaver somniferum cultivar HN1 chromosome 10, ASM357369v1, whole genome shotgun sequence genomic window carries:
- the LOC113318684 gene encoding protein FAR1-RELATED SEQUENCE 5-like, producing MDSQGKESLHDHNETSEQSGEQLDSEGENEMQEEEILDLELQTGVDNPLPSAVQSQNAKVFSGDAPAVGMVFDSENQAYDYYNAYGRFLGFSIRKSKMVIRKDKTVTRRVFCCSKEGFRCKHPRGDPMRPRPVTRTGCKARLGIQLQDDGKYSINEFVEEHNHVLAPPSEAHMLRSQRKSQDPQTGSIESILSLIREEAGESPNANQGDCSNYVQRWCYETLKRAEEDKKRIRELSAELHRERRQCAAYREKLHMVLKDMEDHTVHLSKQVENVVDNMKDVESRRSKRKS from the exons ATGGATAGCCAAGGGAAAGAATCTCTGCATGACCATAATGAAACCAGTGAACAATCAGGTGAACAGTTAGATTCAGAAGGCGAAAATGAAATGCAAGAAGAAGAGATTTTGGATTTAGAACTTCAAACAGGAGTTGACAATCCATTGCCATCGGCAGTTCAATCTCAAAACGCAAAGGTTTTTAGTGGAGATGCACCTGCAGTTGGGATGGTTTTTGATTCAGAAAATCAAGCATATGATTACTATAATGCATATGGTAGATTTTTGGGGTTTAGCATACGTAAAAGTAAGATGGTAATACGCAAGGATAAAACAGTCACAAGGAGGGTATTTTGTTGTTCTAAAGAAGGTTTTCGTTGCAAACATCCGAGAGGGGATCCAATGAGACCGCGGCCTGTAACTCGTACTGGTTGCAAAGCACGGCTTGGCATTCAGTTACAAGACGATGGGAAATATTCCATAAATGAGTTTGTAGAGGAGCATAATCATGTGCTTGCTCCTCCATCTGAAGCCCATATGCTTAGGTCACAAAGAAAGAGCCAAGATCCCCAGACTGGCAGTATCGAGAGTATTTTATCTCTTATTCGAGAGGAAGCTGGAGAATCTCCCAATGCCAACCAAGGGGACTGTAGTAATTACGTGCAAAGATGGTGTTACGAAACCCTCAAGAGGGCAGAG GAAGATAAAAAGAGAATTCGGGAATTATCAGCAGAGCTTCATCGTGAAAGACGACAGTGTGCAGCATATCGAGAAAAGTTGCATATGGTTTTAAAAGACATGGAGGACCATACTGTTCACTTATCAAAGCAAGTCGAGAATGTAGTCGACAACATGAAGGATGTTGAATCTCGGAGGAGTAAAAGGAAATCCTAA